The following coding sequences are from one Thermoleophilia bacterium window:
- a CDS encoding MBL fold metallo-hydrolase, producing the protein MAGLEVLGQTVGPVAENSYLVWIDGSDKAVLIDPGDEPDRLMEPLAERGLTLEAILLTHCHFDHIGAVAPVARATGAPVYCPELEVQILADIMAYVPWPGIGPYESYEADHLINGGDHLSIGGLEIDVLFTPGHSPGHVTFSIREHGAMFSGDVLFQNSVGRVDLPGGNWDTLLQSITMLVEAHPGETEVYPGHMGTTTLAAELATNPFLAEIPG; encoded by the coding sequence GTGGCCGGCCTCGAGGTGCTCGGCCAGACAGTCGGGCCGGTGGCTGAGAATTCCTACCTCGTCTGGATCGATGGCTCCGACAAGGCGGTGCTGATCGATCCCGGTGACGAACCGGACCGCTTGATGGAACCACTTGCTGAACGCGGGCTGACGCTCGAAGCGATCCTCCTGACCCACTGCCACTTCGACCACATCGGCGCGGTCGCGCCGGTCGCCCGGGCCACCGGTGCCCCCGTCTACTGCCCGGAGCTCGAGGTCCAGATCCTGGCCGACATCATGGCCTACGTCCCGTGGCCCGGAATCGGCCCGTACGAAAGTTACGAAGCCGATCACCTGATCAACGGCGGTGACCACCTCTCGATCGGCGGCCTCGAGATCGACGTGCTTTTCACGCCGGGCCACAGCCCCGGACACGTAACGTTTTCGATCCGCGAGCACGGCGCGATGTTCTCGGGTGACGTGCTCTTCCAGAACTCGGTCGGGCGGGTCGACCTGCCCGGCGGCAACTGGGACACCCTGCTCCAGTCAATCACGATGCTGGTCGAGGCCCATCCCGGTGAGACCGAGGTCTATCCCGGACACATGGGAACCACAACGCTTGCGGCCGAGCTGGCGACGAATCCCTTCCTCGCCGAAATTCCGGGCTGA